A window from Rhineura floridana isolate rRhiFlo1 chromosome 19, rRhiFlo1.hap2, whole genome shotgun sequence encodes these proteins:
- the LOC133373177 gene encoding apelin receptor-like, with amino-acid sequence MAHHPQQHAEYAPPSGEFYYDYGEEPPGNWSGVGALECAWAEAEADWEVSFSLLPVLYMLVFVLGLSGNGLVIFTVWRGPPGKRRSADTYIGNLALADLAFVVTLPLWAAYTALRFHWPFGSALCKLSSYLVLLNMFASAFCLGCLSFERYLAIVHAIPRSVGRPASASSSGRARASTLFSLAGVWLLAGLLALPALLLRDTRPGLRHDGEGEEDGGGPGNVSSSLGSAVVECDMDFSSVASSPREKGYWMAALSLATTALGFVLPLLLMTLCYCCVGATVSRHFQQHVRKEEGRQRRRLLRIIVTLVAVFALCWFPFHLLKNLYVLSWVGLIHLPCAWLELIPRLHPYATCLAYINSCLNPFLYAFFDSRFRAQCLLLLGLRKALRAQAGSVSSTLSGQTQKSELPSLGTKV; translated from the coding sequence ATGGCGCACCACCCGCAGCAGCACGCCGAGTACGCGCCGCCGTCGGGGGAGTTCTACTACGACTACGGTGAGGAGCCGCCGGGCAACTGGAGCGGCGTCGGGGCGCTGGAGTGCGCGTGGGCCGAGGCCGAGGCGGACTGGGAGGTCTCCTTCTCGCTCCTGCCGGTCCTCTACATGCTGGTCTTCGTGCTGGGTCTGTCGGGCAACGGGCTGGTCATCTTCACGGTGTGGCGCGGCCCGCCGGGCAAGCGCCGCTCGGCCGACACCTATATCGGCAACCTGGCGCTGGCCGACCTGGCCTTCGTGGTGACGCTGCCGCTGTGGGCAGCCTACACGGCGCTGCGCTTCCACTGGCCCTTCGGCTCGGCCCTCTGCAAGCTGAGCAGCTACCTGGTGCTGCTCAACATGTTCGCCTCCGCCTTCTGCCTCGGCTGCCTCAGCTTCGAGCGCTACCTGGCCATCGTGCACGCCATCCCGCGCTCCGTCGGCCGGCCggcctccgcctcctcctccggGCGGGCCCGCGCCTCCACCCTCTTCTCGCTGGCCGGCGTCTGGCTGCTGGCCGGCCTCTTGGCCCTGCCGGCCCTGCTCCTGCGCGACACGCGCCCGGGCCTGCGCCACGACGGCGAGGGGGAGGAAGACGGCGGCGGCCCCGGCAACGTCTCCTCCTCTTTGGGCTCGGCCGTCGTGGAGTGCGACATGGATTTCAGCAGCGTAGCCTCCAGCCCGCGGGAGAAAGGCTACTGGATGGCGGCACTGAGCCTGGCCACGACGGCGCTGGGCTTCGTCCTGCCGCTGCTGCTCATGACCCTCTGCTACTGCTGCGTCGGCGCCACCGTCAGCCGCCACTTCCAGCAGCACGTGCGCAAGGAGGAGGGCCGCCAGCGCCGACGGCTCCTTCGCATCATCGTCACGCTGGTGGCCGTCTTCGCCCTCTGCTGGTTCCCCTTCCACCTCCTGAAGAACCTCTACGTCCTCTCCTGGGTGGGCCTCATCCACCTGCCCTGCGCCTGGCTGGAGCTCATCCCTCGCCTCCACCCCTACGCCACCTGCCTGGCCTACATCAACAGCTGCCTGAACCCCTTCCTCTACGCCTTCTTCGACAGCCGCTTCCGCGCCCAGTGCCTCCTGCTCCTCGGCTTGCGCAAGGCGCTGCGCGCCCAGGCCGGCTCCGTCTCCTCCACCCTCAGCGGGCAGACCCAGAAGTCCGAGTTGCCCTCCTTGGGCACCAAAGTGTAG